ATTTAATTCAAGCGTCTACAGgaacccacccacccacccacccatccattcattcattcattcattcattcattcattcattcatccattcattcattcattcatgcatgAATGGATGCATGCTGGGTCTCTATGGGGACCGATGCCTATCTACATCAGTCGATCAGATCAACAGTCCATCTCAGTACCTGATCTCCTATATGTCATATTTTGGCCGTGTTTGATTGTGTCTGACTTTGATCCCACCAACATGAGCTAATCTTTGGGAGCTCATGTTAGTTCAAAACACAGTCCAGCAGTGTTTTGTTGATCTAATCCGTCCACCTGCTTGAGTGCCTTAACCACCTGTGCGTGATTCCTGGAAGAGTAGCCGTCATCACACTGTGGCACGATGctcatttgttttattccacTCGGCAGTCATTGGCTCACTAATTCCACTGTTGTTCATCTTACATCCATCTATTGATCACCTCTGCTATTTCCTATCTTCAGGATTTTTAGAtcttttctgagttttctgaTATGTTTCAACAGCAGAGTTGGTGGTGTGAGGGATCATCCCAGTGTTAAACCCCTGAAAAAATTCACCAAGTAAAAGTCTTGAGATTTGCATTAAAATTCCCTTTCACATGTACAAACATGGCAGCCATGTTTGAGTCTACTTTTCGATATCTTCTGTAATCAAGTCTAAAATATCTGTGTATCAATTTGTGGATAGAAATCTGATTGTGTACCGTTCTTGTTCTTATAACGCTTGGAGTTAATAACAGTTTGTCAGCTTCTGTTTGTCCATCTAATGTTTGAGAACTGAAACCAGCTCAGATCCCAACCCCAGTGTGGGTTTAATAATCCCAACCCCAGTGTGGGTTTAATAATCCCAACCCCAGTGTGGGTTTAATAATCCCAACCCCAGTGTGGATTTAATAATCCCAACCCCAGTGTGGGTTTAATAATCCCAACCCCAGTGTGGGTTTAATAATCCCAACCCCAGTGTGGGTTTAATAATCCCAACCCCAGTGTGGGTTTAATAATCCCAAACCCAGTGTGGGTTTAATAATCCCAACCCCAGTGTGGGTTTAATAATCCCAACCCCAGTGTGGGTTTAATAATCCCAACCCCAGTGTGGGTTTAATAATCCCAACCCCAGTGTGGGTTTAATAATCCCAACCCCAGTGTGGGTTTAATAATCCCAAACCCAGTGTGGGTTTAATAATCCCAAACCCAGTGTGGGTTGGAATCTGGGGAGTTTTCTAACAAATGTGAATGTTCTGATCTTTGAGTCTCTTCATTACCATATTTACTTTGGTGTTCTGTCATCATCATATtgttgtttggattgtttgaagTTGCCCTTGGAgactgtttttgtatttccctTTATTCATGGCCCAGTGTTCCTGGGGAAGAATTTGGAGGAAGCCTGCTCTACTGGAGAAGTCACCTCACACACAGATAGTTTTACGATTATTTACTGATGACAGAATCCATCTTGTTCTTTACCAGACAGATATATTTTTCAATGCCCCCAAACAATCATAGTGGATTCTTCAGGGAAATCAGTTTTGCACCAATCTTCTGCTGACGTCCAGTAATGTCTCGGCaggtttttgggggttttttcaggCAAACCCTCTCAACAAGCTGAAACTTCTTCTCTGCAGCAAAATCTCTTTGgagtttttgatttttccagaaatcttttctttttagctgcAATCTTCTCAGCAGTTTCCCAAAAAtgatgcttaaaaaaaaaaagaaaaaaaaaaaggcagctgCAGTCCTTTGTTAGGAGGAAAGCGTTGTTGACAGATCGACCAAACGCTTATAACCCTTGACTTTCAATGACAATCAGTCCGTGTGAGTATTCACCCTGGGAGTGCATTGAATAGTTTTCATGCATCCAGGTAAGGTTGTGGTGAAAATTCTTATCGttgttattttaataagaaaaccAATTCCTTCTGTCTTCGCAGGCGATCTTGATGGACACAAATTGTTCAATGAAGACAAGGTCCTACACCACACAGGGGACGTACTACCAGGGCGACGACATGGACCCAGAATACGACGATTATGATTAACAAGACGAAAGGCGGACAGCTGGACCCCCCTCAGATTCTATATTttgttgtacaaaaaaataagaaaatagaaaagaaaccCGGGGAATGAAATGAAGCAACACAGCCAAGATAATTCCATGTCAATGTCCCCGCATTTGGTCGTCACTGTTCAGTGTTCTCTTCACAGTCGTTATTGGAGGAAGCCAAAGTTGTTCTTAATATGTGCATTTTGTGACAAGTGGTTTTAGCCAGCAGCCTTATTCAGCGAGATGTGTCAAAAAGCACTTTGCAGACAGGAAGGGCAGTGAGGACAGTCTCTCTGAATCCAGAGCATGttcatatttaatgttttttgccCTTTGAGTTTATGCGTGTCAACATTACTGTCTAGAAAATATTAGCGGAACTTGATGTCCGGGTTGTTATAACTGCTAAGTGTGTGAAATGTCAACAAGGGTAAGagaaatttgttacatttatttcaaatcgATGCAAATAACTGTTTTTGGTGAACCGCAAGGGGACAACAGTAGTGCCAAAAGTAATTCATTATTTAAACCAAGAATGTTGATTTTCATTTGGCCACATGTGTTCAGCTTTGATTTCACAGAATATGACTAACTAAAAGAAAGATAcaaaattcatttgaaaaaaaaagaaaaataaagcagcaagtgcaaacatcaaaacataatgaaaatcTGTAACATTTTCAGTCCAGGACCTGTATGGTTCTAATGGagagttctttgtttttttcctgcttttgtaTGTTGAATTTTGGCAACACACATTAACGGTTAACAAAAGTAGCTGCTGtcctgttctttttcttttttgttttttttaaagaaacatatcAAATAGGAGTGTAAAAATATATCCAGCTTGTGAGACTGTACACTGTACTGGGTTAGGACAAGGAGAAAAGATTTTAACGATATTTTTGGGGAGACTATTAAGCccaagtttggttttttttctccgtttgttttcacaaataaaggttttacaaattcAACTCTTTGAAAGAATTCACAATTATTGTAGAGTAATGCAATACAATCTTGACCAGCCCTCTGTTAACGAATGCAAAAGTCCACAAAAGTGTGAAATAACTTCAGTGATAATTACTGAAAGTTTCTGAAAATGAACCaattaatgatgatgatgatgatggtggtacctctagaaaaaacttaaaatcatTTGACTATAGGGACATGTAGAGCTGGGGTATGTCCTCTAATTAGCGTAACGGCTGTCTTTAAGCTGGTAACCAGTCAATCGGCCTATTTAAAGGGTGACCAGTTGTCAGTGTGCTGTTTGGTGACATGGTGCACCACAGTGAACATGGACTACAGGAAGCAGGAGCACTTGATGCTCCTTTGGCTGCAGCTGCACAGATTATTCAGAAGTTTCAGAGGTTTCGGTGGCCAACCTTCCCCCGACAGCAGGAGGGAAATCAACCACAGATTGAAGTGAAGGATTTCACTTTAAACGTTCTGTACCCAGAAACACACCATttgtaaaaatctttatttgGCTTCACGTGTCACGGACTGGGATTGGTTCGTTCCGTTTTTATTTGTGGGGACGTGTGATCCTTCGTTATTCTTAAAAAgccgctctctctctccatgCTCTCCATGGAAACGATGACACCCAAATCAAATCCAGTGACAGTTTGGATTTTCAGCAACATTAGCTTCTCTCGCCTCGAAACGCTTGAAGTATTTCACAAATGGCCGTCTTGCTTTACATGTGATTTCATATTCCTGCAGTGGGGGCTCAGAATGAGTCGAGCAACATGCGAGCTTTTTCAGCATGCTCCAGGAAATTCTCATGTTGATTGCCTGAAGTGCATGCTGGAAGACAGCTCAATGAGTTGCCATGACAGGGAGATGTGGGAGACAGCACACTGTAATCAGTCTGTCCATCTTAAAACTGGGCCTCAATTACTTTGCAGATGCTTGCACAATACCTCTGTTTCCTTATCAACaaaaaccagaacatttttcttattgAATAACAAtattgggggtggggggggcaaaatatatatttttttgttttgcaaaaaaggtGCAGTagtaacattaaaatattttgagatcCTTAAAGGAATCCATTCTAAACTAGAATATGTGATTTGATATTCTTTCCCTTACAGGCAGTAAATCTCACTCCAGATTATTAGTCTCAGCATAACAGTTGCATAAATGGAGAAATAGGACTTTAATTTGCTGATATATATTGTTTAAAGGGTTcccctcagtgtattataagtctggcgggccaccaggctttatttgtgcccccaccaggcttagcattgttaacttatcttagtttttttttttattgccttttttaaagattttatagttggtgtttaggtattaatcttccagtcttccaaAAATACAtaactatcaagtgatattttcaaatttcctgtcaacttggAATCAacgttttttaaattaaaaacatggcGGCTGGATGTAAGGCCTCCTTAACGCCGCCAGCACTAGCAAGTTTTCTGGTTATATACACTGAACTTGGGATTTCccagcactgttgccttgcagcaagaaggtcctaggttcgattcccggcccagcATGCAagctgcatggagtttgcaccATGCAGTTTGCATGGTTTCAGCGATCCCATGCAaactgcatggagtttgcatgttctccctgtgcatgcgtgggttctctcctggttctccggcttcctcccacagtccaaaaacatgactgtcaggttaattggtctttctaaaatTCTCCCtagatgtgagtgtgtgtgtgcatggttgtttgtctgtctctgtgttgccctgcgacagactggcgacctgtccagggtgacccccaCTAAGGGACaagagtgttagaaaatggatggatttcCAAGGCTGTTAAAGGAGTACAACCTTTCAGTTCATCACGCATGTGTCAAACAATAAAGCAACAGAACACATGAGTTTCATCCATAAATGAATTTCATTTATGGATGAAATTCATTATGCAACTCTATGTCTTGCCAGGTAActttacaaagtgctttacatgatgaaaacaacaacaacaacaaaaaccattACATTGAAATGGCATAAAAAAGTAATGCAATGTTGGGAAACAGGATAAAATGAATgatgttccagttattaataCTCAAAAGTAACATCAAATAAATGGGTTTTTAGGCtcgatttaaaggaactcagtgttccAGCAGTttggcagttttctggaaaGGTTGCCACCAACCTTTGTAATAGGACTGTCCTCAGAGCCGCACACAGCCGACAGACGGAccgacagattttttttctttttttggattACAAACTCTTGAATTTCAGAAACGGTACATTTTCAAACCTGAAAAGAATACTGTACATCTTTTACTGAGACAGAATATTCCTCAGTAAAAAGGAAATATTCTCTTTTACTGAGGATAATCTTATGCAGTAATTTTAtgttccagtaaaaaaaaaaaaaaggtgctaCCAAAAGGGATCCAATCTGAACACAGTTGAGCTGATATCCCTGAATTTGTCAAATTCAATTGGTCAAGCAGATGGTGCATGTTTCAGGTTCTGTTCACTCAGGCCAACATTTGATTTGTTGGAAGAGCAGACTTGGACGAGATTGACTCGGAGCAAATAGTTATATTGTTTTAAGCTAGTCTTTAATCGGAAATGAAGCAAATGAAAAGGTCTTGGACCAACTGTTCTACTTTCAATCACTCACAAGCAGATGTCTggtttaaagacatttaaaaatgtgtttaaaactcAGCAAAGTTGAAAGTAAACTGGGGGGGGGAGGCGAAACGATGGTTGGAATTCAATTATTCCTGTTTATTTAAGCTATGTACAATAAAGCTTCATTACAAGTCTTTCTCCAAAACTTTATACAACACCCCTtaaaatacacaggaaaaaaataagaacaaacaCCATGTTGACCTGCTGAAAGCTGTGGTGGGCAGTCGCACGGCCACTGATGGGACTGAGGGACGATGAGGGTCGAAGCGTTCTTTGTGAACGAATAAGCAGCAGCAGCGAGAACAGTGCTTCACAGGCTGATGGACGGATGTACAGTTTAAAGTTGACTCCTCCTTTGGGAGTTCACCACTTCACAGTTTAAAGAACAGATCAGAGACTTGCTCCTGATCATCAGTTTCAATgcaaccaaaaccaaaaacaatgtCTGCACAGGGGGTGGGAGGTGGAGCACTAAGTAGGaatccaaaaaaagaaaaaaagaatcacttTGCTTTTTATGGCTCTGGCTTATTAATTCTCTCTTAGACATGAATGTGCATTTTGGGCAACACTTGCTCATTTAATTGGTAGTCAATGTTCTACAAACTTTCTAATCAAGTGAGTCGTTTTATGGAAACGGCACAAAGAGAAGGCTTTGTGCTGCAGGTGTGTTTCGTCTGCAGCCTCACAACAGAAGACCAACTTAACATGGGCAAGGGCATCACGCTGCAAATATTACTCCATCATCTTTGGTCAAAtaattttggagaaaaaacaaaaacgggaCATATTTAGTTTGTTCGCGGTGACTAAAGAGACACTAACCTAATTCCACCAACACAGAAGGAAAAGTTTTCACCCTCCCTTAAATTTCCCACCAAAGAAATCCCTCAACTACTTTTCATAGAATGTTAAAACTCAGCAGCCTGTTCCCAAACGtctgttttagttgttttttttcttttcatttttttccctctagcTCAGCATCTTGCAACGACTGTTTGTTTCATTCCAAGAGGGGAACGCGTCTTACCACCTGCATGGGAAGCTGCAGTTTCTACTGGTCACCCAACAAGAGCTGCATTAGtagcacaaaaacagaaacacttctTTCCCATAGTGAACGTCTCATTTCCAGCCGCACACAGTGACGGGCGCACCAACTAATCTGAGTTgagtttttgaaaaagaaaaatgtagctGGCTGCTATGAGCTGCAccgctgattttatttttataaagacGGTTGAGAAACAAAGCCGTAAGCACACATTACCCACAAAACAGATATACATTCATCTGGGCTAGAATCCTAAAGCAAAAAGAGTGTAATCCACATGAAGCTAGTTTCACTTGCATACATGAAAGCAAACAGCCTAAATTAACATTTACATGCGTTCGGATGTAGCATTTATTCAGAGAAATGAGGTGAGCTGTCACATCCATAACGGTTCGTATAATAAGATAAAAGAGTCATAGTGAACTCTAGGATGGAGAAGTGTTCTGCACAAAACGAGATGTTGGaagtcaaataaataagaatgaGCACAGGAATAGATTCAAATTAGCAACCATCTTGTACCACTAATCATTCAAAATAAACTTAGTTACAAGCATTTAAagaaggggggggaaaaaaagtaccAGTGCATAAATATGTTGCAACAAATATTAAAAGGAACTTTTGCAGCAGGCTGAGCTGCTGCCAAAATTCTCACATTTATCAGGAAAAATATCATCGAAACAAGAACGAAGGATGAATGTAATCATAGGTTATTGGACGAATGGAGGGTTCCTCATTTGTACTTCGGATTGGCCTGCTTCTCAAGGCAAAATTCTCAAAGTGAACAATCATTAAACGTTTACTGTTCTCCACCCTCAAAAATGAAATGTGCAAATTTTGCAAAGACCTTCAACCAAAGTAAGATTACAAGGgttccagtaaaaaaaaaaaaaaaatcaaacaaacctGAAAGACAAACACTCAGCACATCTAAGGGgagacaatgaaaacaaaagacatcCTAGGTCTTGCGATGGGATCACAAATAAAAAGGTCAGTAGTGAATTCTTAAAACCGTAATTTCATTaacattaaagagaaaaaaaaaaggtgagagGGAAAATACCTCAACGTCCGCGTGTTCAGGACGGACTGGACAAAATCCTCAGTATCAAAATCATAAATGGGACATTACTTTGCTGAAAAGCCCAAACCCAATCCACGTTATGTTTTCATCTCTTTCCAAATAGGTACTAATGAAGTGCCTCCACACAGATCTGCTCCTCACTGATGTCATCCATCAACTGCACCTCCACAGGGCTGCAGATGTCATTGTCATACACCTCTGGTCCCATAAGAACTTCCTCCTCCAGACTCTCTGCTTTGCTTTTGAATCCTTGCTGCTCTGAAGGAGACATGCTCTCCACAGACTCCAAGTCCTCTATGCCTGCTCGGTAGTGGATCATTAGAAGAGTGAGGGCCTGAAGTCTCTCACCTGACTTAGCCAGAGCAGTACAGATGAGGGCCTTTCGCCGGGAATCCGTGGCCTCCTTCTCTTCTATCATAAGAGCATTATTATGCTCTAGCTCCTGGTCAATTTCTTGTTGGAGTTTGTCCAGCATGAGCTCCAGCTTCTGTGAGCGCTCCTCTGTGGGCAGGCCCCTGTACAGGTCCCGGCCGATCTCCTTTACGGCAATGAAGACGCTGTCATCCAGTCCGCCCTCCTTTCGTACAAGTTTGCTGGTGCCACTGCTGCTGGTTGGCTGCTTTGATGGGCTTGCCCCACTAGTGTAGGTCTCTGTGTCACTGCTCTCATTGTCAGATGTGTTGGGCGTCTGCTTGGGTGACGGCTCCACAGCTCCAGGCACCGCGTCGGTCACCTGCTCGAGACGTGTCTTGGGTACCTGGCGAAGATTGAGCAGACGCGAGCTGGTGTTGATGATGTGACGCGTTAACCCGGTGGCCCGGTTCATAGTGGATTTGGCTTCAGGATCAGCACCACGACGTTCAGCCGTTGCCACGCAGAGAGGACTTTCAGCAAGGCACTTGTCCTGGCACTTCTTATGGCAAACGTAGGAACAAATTATACACTGCGAGGCTGCCTTCGTCCAAACTTTCTTTTTGCAGTATTCACACCATGTAGGGTTCTGGAACTGCGTGTCGTGGAAGCTGTGACGGACTTCTTGTGACTGCATAGTGCCATAAGCCAAATCATCACGTGATACAGAGGGAGTGGGTTCTTTCTCTCTCCAATCCTCATCATGGAGGCTTCCCTCACGCTCCCGTTCGATCAAGCCCACTGGACACTCCAACTCACCTTCAGCCAAGTAACTGAAGTTTAAGGTGATATCTCCATAGCACAGCTTTTCATTGAAACCCTTGTGCGTGCTGAGATTGCGTAGTGCAGTGCGGCTGACATTTGCTTTTGGCTCTGGGGGCCCCAACCTAAAGATGCTCTGGTACTCTGCAGAAGATGTAGCCATACATTCCAGGGCCACATGCTCCAATGGGAGGCTGACATGACCCAGGCACAACAAGCTGCCTAACTTAAAGGGATCTTTGCACCACAGGGCCACATTGAGATACTTATGGTGAGTCTCCACCTCAAACACCACAGAGGCCTTGGACCAGCATGCTGTATGTTTACTAAATATAGTTTCTGGGGATTCCCAGAGTGAGTGGTCATCTAGACTGTCTCTTGTGCCAAAGGTAATTTCTGAAACCTTGTCCTTTGCTTGATCTGCCTTGCTGCTGGTAACAGAGCAAGAACCAAGAATCTCATCACTGGCGTCTGCTGCTTTTGTAAACTGTTTTCCTTCAGACTGCTTGATGCTTGTCTTCTCTGTGCCACTCTTATCTTCAGTGGTTCCGCAAACTGAAATCTTGTCTAGCGATTTTTCAGAAGCACTGGTGGTGGTAACGAGAGTGTTTGTACCTAAATCAACACCTTCTAGAAGACTGGTTTCTGAGGATGCAGATGTCAACCGTATCTGTGGCCTTGGTGGCACCGGGGGACGtgagggaggaggtggaggaagaaCAGTGGGCCGATGCACACTCTCACCTGGTTCACTGATGGTTTTATGTGGTGAGGGTTTGGGCGATTCTTTGGGCTGGGGCTTTAGCGGAGACTGCAGACCGACAAGGTTCAACTTTCGGTTCAGTATGGGTGATATAGTACCAAGGGGCTTGGAAGCCAAGTTGGCCACTGTTCTTTTAGGACTTTGGTTAACAGCAAGTAAGAAGTCCTCCTTGGTTTCACTGATATTTGCGTTACTTATAGTAGGTCCACTAGGCTGGATGAGTTTGGTGTCCACAAGCAACTCCTCAAACTCAGAGTCCACGTCTTTGCTGTCAGAAATATCAGAAAGAGTGGTGATGGGGGCTGGATCCTCCTCATAACTTGTTGGCTGGGGAGTGAAGGCGGTTTCCTCTAGTTGACTAAGTCCCTCCTGTAGAGTCCCAAGGTTTCCTAAAGGAGGAGGCTGATGGCGAACTGGTCTCTCATATAATACCGCCACCCTGTCTCCTGCCTGTTTCAACAGTTTGGGCACTTGAACTGAAGACGTCACTTTCACTCCTGTCAAAAGAAAGCACACATTTTTCCTTCAGTAAAACAAAgtcattttgtgtcttttaaactttcaaaaatcaaaatttctCTTTAAGTAATTAAACAACTAATACCTCCAATAGCAATGAGGCGATCGCCCTTCTGTAGATCAGCCAGGGCTGCAGGAGAGTTGGGTGTTACTGTTTCTATGCTGACATAGACTGCATCACCTTCCAAGGCAGGTATGTGTCTGAACGTCATCCCCACACTGCCACACGGTCCTTTAATAACCTCCGTCTGATGCAAACAAGTAACAGAAAATTGAACAGTTAAGTAGAATGAGATTCCAGGAGCTAAACATGTTGGACTACAACCTTATTCTCTACAAGCACTGGCATAGATATGGAAAGGCTTAAGGTTGCATTATGTAATATGATCAGCGTCTTAGCATGGGGTGAACATTACCGATATAAAAAGGCATGCGCTGATCTGATCCAGGGTGGCAGTCAAGGAATTTTTAAAAGATCAGTATTGGAGTCCAAACTCAAATCCCTGCCAATGTTGATTACGACTGGACCTGTGTGAACGGTCTGCTGCatcatatcaatcaatcaagtttatttgtaaagcacatttcagcaacatggcagttcaaagcactttacataGGGAAACATAAAAGAACATCATACCCGCATCATATAGTCAACGGTTGTGAAAACAtaacagacattacattttctCCAGTGCCATCATTagaatcatcaatacacatcaaatgtCGATCAATATTCCATTTATtgtggttcaaaagcaactctaaacaagtggggttttagccttgatttaaagaaactcagtgtttcagctgttttaaggtttctggaagtttgttcagGATTTGTAGTGAATAGAAGGTGGAAGGTTAATACAACAACTGTTCTTTATGTATTGTGgcgctaagccattcagtgatatataaactaacaacagtattttaaactCTATTCTCTGAGCTCCAGGGAGTTTGTGGAAGGACTTTACAACTGGGGAGTTGTGCTCTACCtgcctggttttagtgagaacgcgagcagcagcattctgatTTTGGACCTGATCCTTAGTTTCTAGCTGTAACAACTGAAACTGTGTGCTGACTCGAGGTCGTTCTTCTTTAGGACCACAGATAATTACTTTAGCTCTGTTTCTGGTCAGCTGGAGAATGTTATGTCAGATCCATGCATTTATTTGTTGTAAGAATCTGTTCAGTGCATGGATGGGTTCAGATTCACCAGGTGACATGTACAGCTGTGATTCTGTAACATGGAATATTTTCATCCGACTTTTAGAAAGACAGTCCAACTAAGACGTCTTCAACCCAACAGAAGTCACTCAAACTGAGGCAGTTCTTTGGAAGAGTTCATATTTGACCTAGAGCCACAGCTGCAGACATAACAACATGCTTACTTTATGACAATTTGTGCAAAAGAGCAAGACGTGACCAGCAAATAATAAAGTGAATGCAACCTTGAAGAATTTTAAGGTGACCGGTTGAGATTGTTAATCTGACAGAATAATATTTTAGGATGTTTCCGAGTATGGGAGCTATACGAATGAGGTGAATATGGAAAACATTGGCAAGGATAAAGATGGTGCAGGTGCcttcatttaaaagaaagaagagcTGACATGGTGTGGGAAGGCAGAGACAAATGACTGTAATTTCCCATGCTATCATTTGTTACTGTTCAGCTGGAAGGTAGTGATTGAGTTAGAGCCCTGAATAAGCAGATGATCTATACATACTGGCAGGCGAGGGGGTGAGGGAATGGGTTTAGCAGGTGGAGGGCTAAAGCTCACTGCTATGGGTGAGTACTGAGCTACACTGTTTGCAGTCAGGTTACATCCcaaaatgaaaccaaatgtAGAACTGATTTAAGCTAAAACCTCCCACATCAGTGGTACAAACTTaccaaacatttaacttttgtGGATTTTGCCttgttaattgaaaaaaaaatactcggCTCTGACTGGAATATTGCTTATGTGATGCATATGATCATGACTATAGTTCTTATAAACAGGTTTCAAACAACAATAAGTTAAGTAAATTAGCTTCTCCCCAATTAGATAACAATGTAAATAGACGACTATTAAAAGAAGCATTTGACAACACTGACTTTTTCTTTGAATATAAAggtaatatttcagaaacagaaatgctTAAGATATTTAATTGCTGGCAGTGATTTTGTTTGGCTCTGTACTTTTCTCTTCACAGTGGGAAATGGCCGCACacaatttctggtaagcttcatagcgttGCGTCCTTTACGGTGGCGCTGGCACATTACATAAATCTGCCAAacattagcgattgggtaaaatctggttcaatcatttaaaacttcaacagagttcTAATAACTGGAATATTGTATTATCCATGCAAGCACAAAAATTGGAACAAGTGTTTGTCCATGTAACCTGCTTTGTGTGAGAGTAACACACAAAGAAGGCCATAAGGTTCAgggtaaccctaaccctaagaTTACTATAGGGACAAATGTAGAAGCTACTCATAATAAAATAACCTTTATGGTATAGTCTTTTAGCAAACAACCTGAAATCTGCATAGAACCACAGGATATGCAAAACATGGGGATATTAAGCAGGATATTGGAAACAGAAGAGGACATATATCCTCATTTCAAACCTAATGACTTAATCCATCTAACACAGGGTGTCGGACCAAAAGAGGAAATGACCTATTCTTTTTGACGAGAATGATTCGGCATAACCGTCTTGGACACcatgtttagaaataaaataaaaaaaaacaagcctttTACATCAAAACTTTTCTGCATAgtcttca
The Xiphophorus hellerii strain 12219 chromosome 22, Xiphophorus_hellerii-4.1, whole genome shotgun sequence genome window above contains:
- the pdzd8 gene encoding PDZ domain-containing protein 8; this translates as MIYLILISALCGAVVTLMLQFLLIYRRNPEPLGRTVQYVRVVPDNALKDYFNVPHAEPNQQDGGTAAASKPQEAVLSRQQEAAVTGGSPKQQQQQPPPPPSHSELTDAGRTETCNFLNAIFLFLFRELRDTPVVRHWMTKKIKVEFEELLQTKTAGRLLEGLSLRDISLGNSLPVFKSAKLIKPVQLDEDGMPEELNFEVDIEYNGGFHLAIDVDLVFGKSAYLFVKMRRVVGRLRLQFTRMPFSHWSFSFLDDPLVDFEVKSQFEGRPLPQLTSFIVNQLKRVIKKKHTLPNYKIRYKPFFPFQVQPPLGSACDLDLSVQDSRLVEGKLRVTLIECSRLFILGSYDRETYVHCTLELSSQQWKEKPRSSIKQTEVIKGPCGSVGMTFRHIPALEGDAVYVSIETVTPNSPAALADLQKGDRLIAIGGVKVTSSVQVPKLLKQAGDRVAVLYERPVRHQPPPLGNLGTLQEGLSQLEETAFTPQPTSYEEDPAPITTLSDISDSKDVDSEFEELLVDTKLIQPSGPTISNANISETKEDFLLAVNQSPKRTVANLASKPLGTISPILNRKLNLVGLQSPLKPQPKESPKPSPHKTISEPGESVHRPTVLPPPPPSRPPVPPRPQIRLTSASSETSLLEGVDLGTNTLVTTTSASEKSLDKISVCGTTEDKSGTEKTSIKQSEGKQFTKAADASDEILGSCSVTSSKADQAKDKVSEITFGTRDSLDDHSLWESPETIFSKHTACWSKASVVFEVETHHKYLNVALWCKDPFKLGSLLCLGHVSLPLEHVALECMATSSAEYQSIFRLGPPEPKANVSRTALRNLSTHKGFNEKLCYGDITLNFSYLAEGELECPVGLIEREREGSLHDEDWREKEPTPSVSRDDLAYGTMQSQEVRHSFHDTQFQNPTWCEYCKKKVWTKAASQCIICSYVCHKKCQDKCLAESPLCVATAERRGADPEAKSTMNRATGLTRHIINTSSRLLNLRQVPKTRLEQVTDAVPGAVEPSPKQTPNTSDNESSDTETYTSGASPSKQPTSSSGTSKLVRKEGGLDDSVFIAVKEIGRDLYRGLPTEERSQKLELMLDKLQQEIDQELEHNNALMIEEKEATDSRRKALICTALAKSGERLQALTLLMIHYRAGIEDLESVESMSPSEQQGFKSKAESLEEEVLMGPEVYDNDICSPVEVQLMDDISEEQICVEALH